Proteins encoded together in one Synechococcus sp. BL107 window:
- a CDS encoding TIGR03943 family protein, which translates to MTRAALLIAWGWIVLWSVISGRLDLLLRGVFHGLVGVAGAALILAGVVLLIRRRGRRERLPWPWWSSAAIALLVLLVPPNPSFSDLADSRPQGLPEPPELAFVLPPEQRTLTEWVRLLRSQQDPDLVDGNPVNISGFVWTQKNGPALIARLTVRCCLADATPAGLAVDWPDGFEPTTNQWLAIQGEMAVAMRNEQRVAVVMPKTITPISRPKRPLEP; encoded by the coding sequence ATGACGCGAGCCGCACTGCTGATTGCTTGGGGCTGGATTGTGCTCTGGAGCGTCATCTCCGGACGCCTCGACTTGCTCCTTCGTGGCGTGTTCCATGGCCTAGTTGGGGTTGCGGGAGCTGCGCTGATCTTGGCGGGAGTTGTCTTGTTGATCCGACGTCGCGGTCGACGTGAACGGTTGCCCTGGCCGTGGTGGAGCAGTGCAGCCATCGCACTCCTTGTCTTACTGGTACCACCCAATCCATCCTTCAGTGATCTCGCCGACAGCCGACCGCAGGGATTACCAGAGCCCCCTGAACTTGCCTTCGTCTTACCACCAGAACAACGAACCCTGACGGAATGGGTTCGACTCCTGCGAAGTCAGCAAGATCCCGATCTTGTGGACGGGAACCCTGTCAACATCAGCGGTTTTGTTTGGACCCAGAAGAATGGCCCAGCTCTGATTGCACGCCTGACTGTGCGGTGCTGCTTAGCCGATGCCACCCCGGCCGGCCTCGCCGTGGATTGGCCCGATGGTTTCGAACCAACAACGAATCAATGGTTGGCAATCCAGGGTGAGATGGCGGTGGCCATGCGTAATGAACAACGGGTGGCTGTGGTGATGCCAAAAACAATCACCCCAATTTCCCGTCCCAAGCGACCGCTCGAACCATGA